In Oryza sativa Japonica Group chromosome 3, ASM3414082v1, one DNA window encodes the following:
- the LOC4332729 gene encoding COP1-interacting protein 7 isoform X2, protein MEGAVASNVELDSAVFQVSSAQNRYEAIACSKGNTELIASGPFDQLVLHLEDARKFQSCSTAGTFKLSLSGNAKGSSWFTKSTIARFLNTINSPDASKSANGILHEISQLEETRKFHQSLYSKEQRNPMGGALSGGVFGTIGVEQQGNVGPNSSEATKNELLRALDLRLTVLKEEIFALLNRAVVSNMSTRDVSDLSSFVQHFGASEFSWLMRCLLLIPDCQPSEVSQQQSFPAEKDDKGENALHTRNISSHTIIQRPITNNVSPAKLAQIERESSTESDDSSESSAEDEAVVERSRPLMRSASPRRSASPMRRVQIGRSGSRRSTAIAIKSLSYFPPSQRIPLDKDDESGSCNGETDQPSRKSDNNVRRMSVQDAINLFESKQKDQNPDSQNKKAGLFATKSVLRRWSAGMGDSLNNNSEEKTIDSTSQSKSNNTGSDSEKDGAETQAEPGSASASNTVVTPSVEGFHTNMQGVAMPETETAVSSHTEISAEQTKSGQEENSDRAMASAEWNRQKEAELNQMLMKMMQVMPGKFSSANVTTTGITSTNEKKGGLQGQHKEKRDSKVRTDKGGRRPAKEASTRPLKETVGQKKAAITPKTGTAAEKRNSPVPQRARRNSSPPVLPKELTPKAPARKSSPKPSPAPVTRSSWSGGSLTKATTAQKTKSSPGTVSAPTATSRRRTPVAPSSSQPTSKVERSAQPVKNKKETVAASKPAIKGIEEKKTKTATKTSRLAKSTPISDEKSSAATRPNLYNKVAKKSSVVPLESKPSKKATGISQSAGTDAVKSKMPQLDDSSNDIGNITQAEDKEHSAVTTQPKTTKVLEADLAQPAHDVDENLEISLDNDLNIEKTENSAPSLATTEMDSSEQVEPHTEVQPPPEEDMGISSAAWVEVEHEEVTDVGENVVPEDVTSPSIEPLPSSSPRIRHSLSQMLQADSNEPEIIEWGNAENPPAIVFHKDSPKGLKRLLKFARKNKGDSNSNGWASPSVVSEGEDELEEPRGGNEGVNSSRRTFDGPKTNSILSAQSTTGSFNSTNSDRLRDRPGAAPSTKSSRSFFSLSNFRSSRSNESKLR, encoded by the exons ATGGAGGGGGCGGTTGCTAGCAATGTGGAGCTTGATTCTGCAGTCTTCCAAGTATCCTCAGCCCAGAACAG aTACGAGGCAATTGCTTGCAGTAAAGGGAATACAGAATTGATTGCATCTGGTCCTTTTGATCAATTAGTCCTGCACTTGGAAGATGCTAGGAAGTTCCAATCGTGTTCAACAGCTGGCACTTTTAAGCTGTCGTTGTCTGGGAATGCAAAAGGATCTTCCTGGTTCACAAAATCCACCATAGCACG GTTCCTGAATACCATAAATTCACCAGATGCCTCAAAATCTGCAAATGGAATTTTACATGAAATCTCACAACTGGAGGAAACTAGAAAGTTTCATCAATCTCTCTATTCTAAG GAACAACGAAATCCTATGGGTGGTGCTTTATCCG GAGGTGTCTTTGGTACCATTGGCGTAGAACAACAG GGAAATGTTGGCCCAAACTCATCTGAAGCAACAAA GAATGAATTGCTTCGAGCTCTGGATTTGAGGTTGACTGTACTGAAAGAGGAGATCTTTGCGTTGTTGAATAGAGCAGTCGTTTCCAATATGTCAACTAGAGATGTATCTGATTTATCCTCATTTGTTCAGCACTTCGGTGCATCAGAGTTCAG CTGGTTGATGCGGTGCCTACTGTTGATCCCAGACTGCCAACCCTCTGAGGTCTCCCAACAGCAGTCTTTCCCTGCCGAGAAAGATGACAAGGGAGAAAATGCACTTCATACTCGTAATATCAGCTCTCATACCATTATCCAGAGGCCTATTACCAACAATGTTTCCCCAGCAAAGCTTGCTCAAATTGAGCGTGAAAGCTCAACTGAAAGTGATGATTCTTCTGAGTCCAGTGCTGAAGATGAGGCTGTCGTTGAAAGAAGCCGGCCACTCATGAGGTCTGCTTcacctaggagatctgcttctCCAATGCGAAGGGTTCAAATTGGTAGATCAGGATCTCGTAGGTCAACAGCGATTGCCATCAAGAGTCTCAGCTATTTCCCCCCTAGTCAAAGAATTCCTTTGGATAAAGATGATGAAAGTGGCAGTTGCAATGGTGAAACTGACCAGCCTTCAAGGAAATCTGACAATAATGTAAGAAGGATGAGTGTGCAGGATGCAATAAATCTCTTCGAAAGCAAGCAGAAGGATCAGAATCCGGATTCGCAAAATAAGAAAGCTGGCTTGTTTGCTACAAAGTCAGTACTAAGAAGGTGGAGTGCAGGAATGGGTGATTCCTTGAACAATAattcagaagaaaaaaccaTAGATTCCACATCCCAAAGTAAATCCAACAATACAGGATCCGATTCAGAGAAGGATGGAGCTGAAACACAGGCTGAGCCAGGTTCAGCTTCAGCTTCTAACACTGTTGTTACGCCTTCTGTTGAAGGTTTTCACACTAATATGCAAGGTGTTGCAATGCCAGAAACAGAGACAGCGGTTTCATCCCATACTGAAATTTCTGCTGAGCAGACAAAGTCAGGGCAAGAGGAAAACAGTGATCGGGCAATGGCCTCTGCTGAGTGGAACCGCCAGAAGGAAGCTGAGCTTAATCAGATGTTAATGAAAATGATGCAAGTCATGCCTGGAAAGTTTTCGAGTGCTAATGTCACCACTACTGGCATCACTTCCACAAATGAGAAGAAAGGTGGACTGCAAGGTCAGCATAAAGAGAAGCGAGACTCGAAAGTTCGAACCGATAAAGGTGGAAGGCGGCCAGCAAAGGAGGCAAGCACTAGGCCCTTGAAGGAAACAGTTGGGCAGAAGAAGGCAGCAATTACCCCCAAAACTGGCACTGCAGCTGAGAAACGCAATTCTCCAGTTCCACAAAGGGCACGGAGAAATTCATCACCTCCGGTCCTACCAAAAGAATTGACCCCAAAAGCGCCTGCCAGAAAGAGCTCACCCAAACCATCACCTGCACCTGTGACCCGCAGTTCATGGTCAGGTGGATCTTTGACTAAAGCAACTACTGCACAGAAAACTAAAAGCTCTCCTGGGACAGTTTCAGCACCGACAGCAACTAGTCGGAGAAGGACTCCAGTAGCACCCTCATCTTCTCAACCAACTTCAAAGGTGGAAAGAAGTGCTCAACCGGTGAAGAACAAAAAGGAAACAGTTGCTGCTTCAAAGCCAGCAATTAAGGGAATTGAAGAAAAGAAGACTAAAACAGCAACAAAGACAAGCAGGCTAGCTAAAAGTACACCTATTTCAGATGAAAAATCAAGTGCAGCAACTAGGCCAAACTTGTATAACAAGGTTGCAAAGAAGAGCAGTGTTGTACCGCTAGAATCAAAACCATCAAAGAAAGCTACTGGGATTAGTCAAAGTGCTGGTACTGATGCTGTGAAGAGTAAGATGCCACAACTTGATGACTCTTCCAATGACATTGGAAATATTACCCAAGCTGAAGATAAGGAGCACTCTGCTGTGACAACCCAGCCAAAAACTACTAAGGTATTGGAGGCTGATCTTGCTCAACCAGCACATGATGTTGATGAAAATTTAGAAATTTCGCTCGATAATGACttaaatattgaaaaaacaGAAAATTCGGCCCCAAGTTTAGCTACAACAGAAATGGACTCCAGTGAACAGGTTGAACCTCACACTGAGGTTCAACCACCTCCTGAAGAGGACATGGGCATCTCATCAGCTGCCTGGGTAGAGGTAGAGCATGAAGAAGTTACTGATGTGGGTGAAAATGTAGTGCCTGAGGATGTCACCTCACCATCAATTGAGCCCTTGCCATCTTCAAGCCCTAGAATCCGTCACTCATTGTCACAAATGCTGCAAGCAGATAGCAATGAGCCGGAAATTATTGAGTGGGGAAATGCTGAAAACCCACCTGCAATAGTTTTTCATAAAGATTCTCCAAAGGGATTAAAGAGGCTTCTAAAGTTTGCGCGTAAAAATAAAGGAGACAGCAACAGTAATGGTTGGGCGAGCCCATCTGTTGTTTCTGAAGGAGAAGATGAACTTGAAGAACCACGAGGTGGTAATGAAGGTGTAAATTCGAGCAGGAGAACATTTGATGGCCCCAAGACTAACAGCATCTTATCAG CTCAATCAACCACCGGCAGCTTCAACTCAACGAATTCAGACAGGTTACGGGATAGGCCTGGAGCTGCCCCATCAACTAAAT CGTCAAGGTCGTTCTTCTCCCTATCAAACTTCCGGAGCAGCAGATCAAACGAGTCGAAGCTCAGATAG
- the LOC4332729 gene encoding uncharacterized protein isoform X1: MEGAVASNVELDSAVFQVSSAQNRYEAIACSKGNTELIASGPFDQLVLHLEDARKFQSCSTAGTFKLSLSGNAKGSSWFTKSTIARFLNTINSPDASKSANGILHEISQLEETRKFHQSLYSKEQRNPMGGALSGTLKEIFGGVFGTIGVEQQGNVGPNSSEATKNELLRALDLRLTVLKEEIFALLNRAVVSNMSTRDVSDLSSFVQHFGASEFSWLMRCLLLIPDCQPSEVSQQQSFPAEKDDKGENALHTRNISSHTIIQRPITNNVSPAKLAQIERESSTESDDSSESSAEDEAVVERSRPLMRSASPRRSASPMRRVQIGRSGSRRSTAIAIKSLSYFPPSQRIPLDKDDESGSCNGETDQPSRKSDNNVRRMSVQDAINLFESKQKDQNPDSQNKKAGLFATKSVLRRWSAGMGDSLNNNSEEKTIDSTSQSKSNNTGSDSEKDGAETQAEPGSASASNTVVTPSVEGFHTNMQGVAMPETETAVSSHTEISAEQTKSGQEENSDRAMASAEWNRQKEAELNQMLMKMMQVMPGKFSSANVTTTGITSTNEKKGGLQGQHKEKRDSKVRTDKGGRRPAKEASTRPLKETVGQKKAAITPKTGTAAEKRNSPVPQRARRNSSPPVLPKELTPKAPARKSSPKPSPAPVTRSSWSGGSLTKATTAQKTKSSPGTVSAPTATSRRRTPVAPSSSQPTSKVERSAQPVKNKKETVAASKPAIKGIEEKKTKTATKTSRLAKSTPISDEKSSAATRPNLYNKVAKKSSVVPLESKPSKKATGISQSAGTDAVKSKMPQLDDSSNDIGNITQAEDKEHSAVTTQPKTTKVLEADLAQPAHDVDENLEISLDNDLNIEKTENSAPSLATTEMDSSEQVEPHTEVQPPPEEDMGISSAAWVEVEHEEVTDVGENVVPEDVTSPSIEPLPSSSPRIRHSLSQMLQADSNEPEIIEWGNAENPPAIVFHKDSPKGLKRLLKFARKNKGDSNSNGWASPSVVSEGEDELEEPRGGNEGVNSSRRTFDGPKTNSILSAQSTTGSFNSTNSDRLRDRPGAAPSTKSSRSFFSLSNFRSSRSNESKLR, from the exons ATGGAGGGGGCGGTTGCTAGCAATGTGGAGCTTGATTCTGCAGTCTTCCAAGTATCCTCAGCCCAGAACAG aTACGAGGCAATTGCTTGCAGTAAAGGGAATACAGAATTGATTGCATCTGGTCCTTTTGATCAATTAGTCCTGCACTTGGAAGATGCTAGGAAGTTCCAATCGTGTTCAACAGCTGGCACTTTTAAGCTGTCGTTGTCTGGGAATGCAAAAGGATCTTCCTGGTTCACAAAATCCACCATAGCACG GTTCCTGAATACCATAAATTCACCAGATGCCTCAAAATCTGCAAATGGAATTTTACATGAAATCTCACAACTGGAGGAAACTAGAAAGTTTCATCAATCTCTCTATTCTAAG GAACAACGAAATCCTATGGGTGGTGCTTTATCCGGTACATTGAAAGAAATATTTG GAGGTGTCTTTGGTACCATTGGCGTAGAACAACAG GGAAATGTTGGCCCAAACTCATCTGAAGCAACAAA GAATGAATTGCTTCGAGCTCTGGATTTGAGGTTGACTGTACTGAAAGAGGAGATCTTTGCGTTGTTGAATAGAGCAGTCGTTTCCAATATGTCAACTAGAGATGTATCTGATTTATCCTCATTTGTTCAGCACTTCGGTGCATCAGAGTTCAG CTGGTTGATGCGGTGCCTACTGTTGATCCCAGACTGCCAACCCTCTGAGGTCTCCCAACAGCAGTCTTTCCCTGCCGAGAAAGATGACAAGGGAGAAAATGCACTTCATACTCGTAATATCAGCTCTCATACCATTATCCAGAGGCCTATTACCAACAATGTTTCCCCAGCAAAGCTTGCTCAAATTGAGCGTGAAAGCTCAACTGAAAGTGATGATTCTTCTGAGTCCAGTGCTGAAGATGAGGCTGTCGTTGAAAGAAGCCGGCCACTCATGAGGTCTGCTTcacctaggagatctgcttctCCAATGCGAAGGGTTCAAATTGGTAGATCAGGATCTCGTAGGTCAACAGCGATTGCCATCAAGAGTCTCAGCTATTTCCCCCCTAGTCAAAGAATTCCTTTGGATAAAGATGATGAAAGTGGCAGTTGCAATGGTGAAACTGACCAGCCTTCAAGGAAATCTGACAATAATGTAAGAAGGATGAGTGTGCAGGATGCAATAAATCTCTTCGAAAGCAAGCAGAAGGATCAGAATCCGGATTCGCAAAATAAGAAAGCTGGCTTGTTTGCTACAAAGTCAGTACTAAGAAGGTGGAGTGCAGGAATGGGTGATTCCTTGAACAATAattcagaagaaaaaaccaTAGATTCCACATCCCAAAGTAAATCCAACAATACAGGATCCGATTCAGAGAAGGATGGAGCTGAAACACAGGCTGAGCCAGGTTCAGCTTCAGCTTCTAACACTGTTGTTACGCCTTCTGTTGAAGGTTTTCACACTAATATGCAAGGTGTTGCAATGCCAGAAACAGAGACAGCGGTTTCATCCCATACTGAAATTTCTGCTGAGCAGACAAAGTCAGGGCAAGAGGAAAACAGTGATCGGGCAATGGCCTCTGCTGAGTGGAACCGCCAGAAGGAAGCTGAGCTTAATCAGATGTTAATGAAAATGATGCAAGTCATGCCTGGAAAGTTTTCGAGTGCTAATGTCACCACTACTGGCATCACTTCCACAAATGAGAAGAAAGGTGGACTGCAAGGTCAGCATAAAGAGAAGCGAGACTCGAAAGTTCGAACCGATAAAGGTGGAAGGCGGCCAGCAAAGGAGGCAAGCACTAGGCCCTTGAAGGAAACAGTTGGGCAGAAGAAGGCAGCAATTACCCCCAAAACTGGCACTGCAGCTGAGAAACGCAATTCTCCAGTTCCACAAAGGGCACGGAGAAATTCATCACCTCCGGTCCTACCAAAAGAATTGACCCCAAAAGCGCCTGCCAGAAAGAGCTCACCCAAACCATCACCTGCACCTGTGACCCGCAGTTCATGGTCAGGTGGATCTTTGACTAAAGCAACTACTGCACAGAAAACTAAAAGCTCTCCTGGGACAGTTTCAGCACCGACAGCAACTAGTCGGAGAAGGACTCCAGTAGCACCCTCATCTTCTCAACCAACTTCAAAGGTGGAAAGAAGTGCTCAACCGGTGAAGAACAAAAAGGAAACAGTTGCTGCTTCAAAGCCAGCAATTAAGGGAATTGAAGAAAAGAAGACTAAAACAGCAACAAAGACAAGCAGGCTAGCTAAAAGTACACCTATTTCAGATGAAAAATCAAGTGCAGCAACTAGGCCAAACTTGTATAACAAGGTTGCAAAGAAGAGCAGTGTTGTACCGCTAGAATCAAAACCATCAAAGAAAGCTACTGGGATTAGTCAAAGTGCTGGTACTGATGCTGTGAAGAGTAAGATGCCACAACTTGATGACTCTTCCAATGACATTGGAAATATTACCCAAGCTGAAGATAAGGAGCACTCTGCTGTGACAACCCAGCCAAAAACTACTAAGGTATTGGAGGCTGATCTTGCTCAACCAGCACATGATGTTGATGAAAATTTAGAAATTTCGCTCGATAATGACttaaatattgaaaaaacaGAAAATTCGGCCCCAAGTTTAGCTACAACAGAAATGGACTCCAGTGAACAGGTTGAACCTCACACTGAGGTTCAACCACCTCCTGAAGAGGACATGGGCATCTCATCAGCTGCCTGGGTAGAGGTAGAGCATGAAGAAGTTACTGATGTGGGTGAAAATGTAGTGCCTGAGGATGTCACCTCACCATCAATTGAGCCCTTGCCATCTTCAAGCCCTAGAATCCGTCACTCATTGTCACAAATGCTGCAAGCAGATAGCAATGAGCCGGAAATTATTGAGTGGGGAAATGCTGAAAACCCACCTGCAATAGTTTTTCATAAAGATTCTCCAAAGGGATTAAAGAGGCTTCTAAAGTTTGCGCGTAAAAATAAAGGAGACAGCAACAGTAATGGTTGGGCGAGCCCATCTGTTGTTTCTGAAGGAGAAGATGAACTTGAAGAACCACGAGGTGGTAATGAAGGTGTAAATTCGAGCAGGAGAACATTTGATGGCCCCAAGACTAACAGCATCTTATCAG CTCAATCAACCACCGGCAGCTTCAACTCAACGAATTCAGACAGGTTACGGGATAGGCCTGGAGCTGCCCCATCAACTAAAT CGTCAAGGTCGTTCTTCTCCCTATCAAACTTCCGGAGCAGCAGATCAAACGAGTCGAAGCTCAGATAG